The proteins below are encoded in one region of Silene latifolia isolate original U9 population chromosome 2, ASM4854445v1, whole genome shotgun sequence:
- the LOC141641825 gene encoding uncharacterized protein LOC141641825 — translation MSEDIERKKRRLFGYPNLTLSDSAKKTYTLIELDKILMKYGKRLKDIKGMPQPDESDVEGMENKLIMEEKMYDKIQMQTECEARRKLLNQEQLDVYEAVIKAVDNKTDDVIFVYGHGGTGKTFLYGTISAKLRATNRIVLNVASSGIATLLLPGGRTAHSRFEIPIELFDDSTCNVRQNSQLAELLRQTSLIIWDEAPMDHRHAFEALDRTLRDVVSFKEPEASSKLFGGKVVLLGATSDGNVETGRKNQEFNEWLLAMGDGRLSREASHTKTKLRG, via the exons ATGTCGGAAGACATAGAGAGGAAGAAGAGGAGATTATTTGGGTACCCCAACCTTACCCTCTCAGACTCTGCCAAAAAGACATATACCTTGATTGAACTTGATAAGATCCTAATGAAGTACGGAAAAAGACTAAAGGATATAAAGGGCATGCCACAACCGGATGAGTCAGATGTTGAAGGCATGGAAAATAAGCTCATAATGGAGGAGAAGATGTACGACAAAATACAAATGCAAACGGAATGTGAGGCAAGGAGGAAACTGCTAAATCAAGAACAATTAG ATGTATACGAAGCGGTTATCAAGGCTGTGGACAACAAGACAGATGATGTGATCTTCGTTTACGGTCATGGAGGGACTGGAAAGACATTCTTATATGGAACAATCTCGGCTAAGTTACGTGCTACAAACAGGATTGTTCTAAATGTTGCCTCATCAG GTATCGCGACTTTACTTTTGCCGGGAGGTAGGACAGCACACAGCCGATTCGAGATACCGATTGAATTATTTGACGATTCTACGTGCAATGTGAGACAGAACAGCCAACTTGCAGAACTACTACGGCAAACATCACTAATAATATGGGATGAAGCGCCTATGGACCATCGACACGCCTTCGAGGCACTAGACCGCACGTTAAGGGATGTTGTTAGTTTCAAAGAGCCCGAGGCATCGTCAAAACTGTTTGGAGGTAAAGTTGTGTTACTCGGGGCGACTTCAG ATGGAAATGTAGAGACTGGGAGGAAGAATCAAGAGTTTAATGAGTGGCTATTGGCAATGGGTGACGGAAGGCTCAGCAGAGAGGCGAGCCACACGAAGACGAAGCTACGTGGATAA